One genomic segment of Gemmatimonadota bacterium includes these proteins:
- a CDS encoding type II toxin-antitoxin system VapC family toxin gives MAIRLLLDTDVVIDYLRDQADAVEYLENRPEELLISSIAVAELYSGVRDESEREALETFLKAFEIVPVDREIAIKGGTYRRDYMKSHNTGLADALIAATADVHQAELVTLNRRHFPMLKEIITPYQKT, from the coding sequence ATGGCTATCCGACTTTTATTGGATACAGATGTTGTGATTGATTATTTGCGTGATCAAGCAGATGCAGTAGAATATCTCGAAAATCGCCCAGAAGAATTGTTGATTTCTTCTATTGCGGTAGCCGAACTCTATTCTGGTGTTCGCGACGAATCAGAGCGTGAAGCATTAGAAACTTTCTTGAAAGCCTTTGAGATCGTGCCAGTTGATCGAGAGATAGCAATTAAAGGCGGTACATATCGTCGGGATTATATGAAGAGCCATAATACAGGTCTGGCAGATGCTTTGATTGCGGCTACGGCGGATGTCCATCAGGCAGAACTGGTGACGTTGAACCGAAGACACTTCCCCATGTTAAAGGAGATCATTACACCTTATCAGAAGACATAG
- a CDS encoding CopG family transcriptional regulator yields the protein MAIVHIDLTDRENDCLMTIARETGKSRDELLRDAINIMISQFQQSDRRALLQSARGMWKDRTDLPSAEELRREWDRF from the coding sequence ATGGCGATAGTTCACATTGATCTGACAGATCGCGAAAATGATTGTCTTATGACAATTGCACGCGAGACTGGCAAGAGCCGGGATGAATTACTGCGCGATGCTATTAATATTATGATTTCGCAATTTCAGCAGTCAGACCGACGCGCCTTGCTTCAGAGTGCCCGCGGAATGTGGAAAGATCGCACAGATCTACCTTCTGCTGAGGAGCTTCGACGCGAATGGGACAGATTTTGA